One stretch of Sebastes umbrosus isolate fSebUmb1 chromosome 5, fSebUmb1.pri, whole genome shotgun sequence DNA includes these proteins:
- the si:dkeyp-51f12.2 gene encoding uncharacterized protein si:dkeyp-51f12.2 produces MPSLHHGAIFVGAFLIVTGGSTAFLASYQSRLQAFSLCCVVLGVVMLILGLFWAMNSKSAANYNHQEFDPECPHYPYNDYPNFGSHALFTPPGSRFPESQSVFLPRTMERHRQGARGEDFDYPPMDHGGFSPSPHPPPWQEPPPPYEVAIKTTCSSTHLRRAYSDTHLASEPLFGRSREISFEV; encoded by the exons ATGCCTTCCCTGCACCACGGAGCAATCTTCGTCGGAGCCTTCCTCATTGTGACAGGGGGCTCCACAGCCTTCCTGGCCTCGTACCAGAGCCGCCTGCAGGCGTTCTCGCTGTGCTGTGTGGTGCTGGGGGTGGTCATGCTCATCCTGGGGCTATTCTGGGCTATGAACAGCAAAAGTGCCGCAAACTACAACCACCAGGAGTTCGACCCGGAGTGTCCACATTATCCGTACAACGACTACCCCAACTTCGGCAGCCATGCCCTCTTCACACCCCCAGGGAGCCGCTTCCCAGAATCCCAGTCGGTGTTTCTGCCCAG GACGATGGAACGCCACAGACAAGGCGCTCGTGGTGAGGATTTCGACTACCCTCCCATGGATCATGGTGGTTTCAGTCCATCGCCTCACCCTCCTCCGTGGCAGGAACCCCCGCCTCCCTACGAAGTTGCCATCAAGACCACGTGCAGCTCTACACACCTGCGGCGGGCGTACTCAGACACACACCTGGCCTCAGAGCCCCTGTTTGGACGGTCAAGAGAGATCAGCTTTGAGGTGTGA
- the dhcr24 gene encoding delta(24)-sterol reductase — translation MDPLLYLAGVVVLFLLWIKVKGLDYVIVHQRWIFVCLFLLPLSVIFDVYYYVRAWLIFKMCSAPKLHDQRVRDIQRQVREWKKDGSKTYMCTGRPGWLTVSLRVGKYKKTHKNIMINMMDILEVDTERQVVRVEPLANMGQLTALLTSIGWTLPVLPELDDLTVGGLVMGTGIESSSHIYGLFQHICVAFELVLADGSLVRCTEEENSDLFHAVPWSCGTLGFLVAAEIKIVPAKPWVKLSYEPVRGLENICKRFTEASENKQNTFVEGLQYGRDSAVIMTGTMTDHAEPDKINRIGLHFKPWFFKHVEGFLKGDHAGVEYIPLRQYYHRHTRSIFWELQDIIPFGNNLIFRWLFGWMVPPKISLLKLTQGETIRRLYEQHHVVQDMLVPMKNLQAAITRFHEDIDVYPLWLCPFLLPAGRGMVHPKGQEDELYVDIGAYGEPKVKHFEAKASTRQLEKFVRDVHGFQMLYADVYMDREEFWEMFDGQLYHKLREELGCKEAFPEVYDKICKSARH, via the exons ATGGATCCGCTGCTGTATTTAGCCGGTGTGGTGGTTTTGTTCCTGCTGTGGATCAAAGTTAAAGGTCTAGACTATGTGATTGTTCACCAGCGGTggatctttgtgtgtttgttcctGCTGCCGCTCTCTGTTATATTCGATGTGTACTATTATGTGCGCGCGTGGCTCATTTTCAAGATGTGCTCTGCGCCCAAACTGCACGACCAGCGCGTGCGAGACATCCAGCGACAG GTGCGCGAATGGAAGAAGGACGGCAGTAAGACCTACATGTGTACAGGTCGACCCGGCTGGCTCACCGTCTCTCTCCGAGTGGGGAAATACAAGAAGACCCACAAGAACATCATGATCAACATGATGGACATCCTGGAGGTGGACACAGAGAGGCAG GTTGTGAGAGTTGAGCCGCTGGCCAACATGGGTCAGCTGACCGCCCTCCTCACCTCTATTGGCTGGACGCTGCCAGTGCTGCCGGAGCTCGATGACCTCACTGTGG gtGGTCTGGTGATGGGTACAGGCATTGAGTCATCCTCTCACATTTACGGGCTGTTTCAGCACATCTGCGTCGCATTTGAGCTGGTTCTAGCTGACGGCAGCTTAGTGCGCTGCACTGAG GAGGAGAACTCGGACCTGTTCCACGCCGTCCCGTGGTCCTGTGGAACTCTGGGGTTCCTGGTTGCAGCTGAGATTAAAATAGTCCCCGCTAAACCCTGGGTGAAGCTGAGCTATGAGCCGGTCAGAGGGCTGGAGAACATCTGCAAACGCTTCACTGAAGCGTCGGAGAACAAACAGAACACGTTTGTGGAGGGCCTCCAGTACGGTCGGGACAGCGCCGTCATCATGACGGGAACGATGACTGACCATGCTGAGCCTGATAAG ATTAACAGAATCGGCCTGCACTTTAAACCCTGGTTCTTTAAACACGTGGAGGGCTTCCTGAAAGGCGACCACGCTGGAGTTGAGTACATCCCTCTGAGGCAGTACTATCATAGACACACACGCAGCATCTTCTGGGAGCTTCag GATATTATTCCCTTCGGCAACAACCTGATTTTCCGCTGGCTTTTCGGATGGATGGTTCCTCCTAAGATCTCCCTGCTGAAGCTCACCCAGGGGGAGACCATCAGACGGCTTTATGAACAGCACCACGTGGTCCAGGACATGCTGGTCCCCATGAAGAATCTGCAGGCCGCCATCACGCGCTTCCACGAGGACATCGAC GTTTACCCTCTGTGGCTGTGTCCTTTCCTGCTGCCAGCGGGCAGAGGGATGGTTCACCCCAAAGGTCAAGAGGACGAGCTGTATGTGGACATTGGGGCTTACGGAGAGCCTAAAGTCAAACACTTTGAAGCTAAAGCATCAACACGTCAGCTGGAGAAGTTTGTTAGAGATGTGCACGG GTTTCAGATGCTGTATGCAGATGTGTACATGGACCGAGAGGAGTTCTGGGAGATGTTTGATGGACAGCTGTATCACAAACTGAGAGAGGAACTGGGCTGTAAGGAGGCCTTCCCGGAGGTTTACGACAAAATCTGTAAATCTGCCCGACACTGA